A single region of the Serinus canaria isolate serCan28SL12 chromosome 1, serCan2020, whole genome shotgun sequence genome encodes:
- the ALG11 gene encoding GDP-Man:Man(3)GlcNAc(2)-PP-Dol alpha-1,2-mannosyltransferase isoform X1, producing the protein MVAGGLCLCGLLRLLCSLLLPALFLSGILCICLVVLLWGVRLWIQRKKQLSSAGRDGKRPLLVAFFHPYCNAGGGGERVLWCAIRTLQKKYRNVTCVVYTGDRDATGEEIVEGAFRRFNIKLIHPVKFVFLEKRFLVEASLYPHFTLLGQSLGSVFLGWEALLKCAPDIYIDSMGYAFTIPLFKYLGGCRVGCYVHYPTISTDMLSVVRNQDTRFNNAAFITSSPLFSKFKLAYYYFFAFMYGLVGSCSDVVMVNSSWTLNHILSLWRVGACTSVVYPPCDVQAFLDIPLEVEKSTSEYSIVSVSQFRPEKDHPLQIRAFAKLLKEKRVGQQPSLKLILIGGCRNQQDEERVNNLKRLCEELGVSDDVVFRINIPFEELKRHLAEATIGLHTMWNEHFGIGVVECMAAGTVILAHNSGGPKLDIVVRHEGRVTGFLAEDEESYAETMAYIFSLSPEKRLEIRESARRSVHRFSDQHFEDTFLLSVEPLFK; encoded by the exons ATGGTGGCGggagggctgtgcctgtgtggaCTCCTCAG ATTGCTGTGCTCATTGTTACTCCCTGCATTATTTCTAAGTGGAATTTTGTGCATCTGCTTGGTGGTACTGCTGTGGGGAGTACGGCTCTGGATACAAAGGAAGAAACAGTTGAGCTCAGCGGGAAGAGATGGGAAGCGGCCACTGCTGGTGGCCTTTTTTCACCCGTATTGCAATGCAGGAGGTGGAGGGGAGAGAGTCTTGTGGTGTGCCATAAGAACGCTCCAGAAAAA GTACAGAAATGTAACGTGTGTTGTTTACACTGGTGATAGAGATGCCACTGGAGAAGAAATAGTAGAAGGTGCTTTCAGAAGATTCAATATTAAGTTAATCCATCCTGTGAAGTTTGTATTTCTAGAAAAACGCTTCCTTGTAGAAGCTTCTCTTTATCCTCACTTCACTTTGCTGGGACAAAGTTTAGGATCAGTGTTCCTTGGCTGGGAAGCTCTTCTAAAGTGTGCTCCTGATATTTATATTGACTCAATGGGTTATGCCTTCACAATTCCCCTCTTCAAATACCTGGGAGGTTGTCGTGTCGGATGCTACGTCCATTATCCCACTATCAGCACGGATATGCTCTCTGTGGTGAGGAACCAGGATACCAGGTTTAACAATGCTGCCTTCATTACAAGCAGCCCTCTCTTCAGCAAATTTAAACTTGCCTACTACTACTTCTTTGCTTTCATGTATGGGTTGGTTGGTTCCTGCAGTGATGTGGTCATGGTGAATTCTTCTTGGACACTGAATCACATCCTTTCCCTCTGGAGAGTTGGGGCTTGCACTAGTGTCGTGTATCCACCATGCGATGTTCAGGCTTTCCTGGATATTCCTCTGGAAGTGGAAAAGAGCACCAGTGAATATTCCATTGTTTCTGTCAGCCAGTTCAGGCCTGAAAAAGATCATCCTCTGCAAATCAGAGCCTTTGCTAAATtgctgaaagagaagagagtGGGGCAGCAGCCATCACTGAAGCTGATCTTAATCGGCGGCTGTCGAAACCAGCAAGACGAAGAGCGTGTAAATAACCTGAAACGTCTGTGTGAAGAGCTGGGAGTTAGTGATGATGTGGTGTTCAGAATTAACATTCCCTTTGAGGAGCTGAAGAGACACCTGGCCGAGGCCACCATCGGCCTGCACACCATGTGGAATGAGCACTTTGGAATAG GAGTAGTTGAATGTATGGCAGCTGGTACAGTTATCCTGGCTCACAATTCTGGTGGCCCCAAATTGGACATCGTGGTACGCCATGAAGGACGTGTTACAGGCTTCCTGGCAGAAGATGAGGAGAGTTATGCTGAGACAATGGCTTACATCTTTTCTTTGTCTCCTGAGAAAAGGCTGGAGATCAGAGAAAGCGCTCGTCGCTCTGTGCACAGGTTTTCTGACCAGCATTTTGAAGACACATTCCTGTTATCTGTGGAGCCGTTATTTAAATAA
- the ALG11 gene encoding GDP-Man:Man(3)GlcNAc(2)-PP-Dol alpha-1,2-mannosyltransferase isoform X2 has translation MVAGGLCLCGLLSGILCICLVVLLWGVRLWIQRKKQLSSAGRDGKRPLLVAFFHPYCNAGGGGERVLWCAIRTLQKKYRNVTCVVYTGDRDATGEEIVEGAFRRFNIKLIHPVKFVFLEKRFLVEASLYPHFTLLGQSLGSVFLGWEALLKCAPDIYIDSMGYAFTIPLFKYLGGCRVGCYVHYPTISTDMLSVVRNQDTRFNNAAFITSSPLFSKFKLAYYYFFAFMYGLVGSCSDVVMVNSSWTLNHILSLWRVGACTSVVYPPCDVQAFLDIPLEVEKSTSEYSIVSVSQFRPEKDHPLQIRAFAKLLKEKRVGQQPSLKLILIGGCRNQQDEERVNNLKRLCEELGVSDDVVFRINIPFEELKRHLAEATIGLHTMWNEHFGIGVVECMAAGTVILAHNSGGPKLDIVVRHEGRVTGFLAEDEESYAETMAYIFSLSPEKRLEIRESARRSVHRFSDQHFEDTFLLSVEPLFK, from the exons ATGGTGGCGggagggctgtgcctgtgtggaCTCCTCAG TGGAATTTTGTGCATCTGCTTGGTGGTACTGCTGTGGGGAGTACGGCTCTGGATACAAAGGAAGAAACAGTTGAGCTCAGCGGGAAGAGATGGGAAGCGGCCACTGCTGGTGGCCTTTTTTCACCCGTATTGCAATGCAGGAGGTGGAGGGGAGAGAGTCTTGTGGTGTGCCATAAGAACGCTCCAGAAAAA GTACAGAAATGTAACGTGTGTTGTTTACACTGGTGATAGAGATGCCACTGGAGAAGAAATAGTAGAAGGTGCTTTCAGAAGATTCAATATTAAGTTAATCCATCCTGTGAAGTTTGTATTTCTAGAAAAACGCTTCCTTGTAGAAGCTTCTCTTTATCCTCACTTCACTTTGCTGGGACAAAGTTTAGGATCAGTGTTCCTTGGCTGGGAAGCTCTTCTAAAGTGTGCTCCTGATATTTATATTGACTCAATGGGTTATGCCTTCACAATTCCCCTCTTCAAATACCTGGGAGGTTGTCGTGTCGGATGCTACGTCCATTATCCCACTATCAGCACGGATATGCTCTCTGTGGTGAGGAACCAGGATACCAGGTTTAACAATGCTGCCTTCATTACAAGCAGCCCTCTCTTCAGCAAATTTAAACTTGCCTACTACTACTTCTTTGCTTTCATGTATGGGTTGGTTGGTTCCTGCAGTGATGTGGTCATGGTGAATTCTTCTTGGACACTGAATCACATCCTTTCCCTCTGGAGAGTTGGGGCTTGCACTAGTGTCGTGTATCCACCATGCGATGTTCAGGCTTTCCTGGATATTCCTCTGGAAGTGGAAAAGAGCACCAGTGAATATTCCATTGTTTCTGTCAGCCAGTTCAGGCCTGAAAAAGATCATCCTCTGCAAATCAGAGCCTTTGCTAAATtgctgaaagagaagagagtGGGGCAGCAGCCATCACTGAAGCTGATCTTAATCGGCGGCTGTCGAAACCAGCAAGACGAAGAGCGTGTAAATAACCTGAAACGTCTGTGTGAAGAGCTGGGAGTTAGTGATGATGTGGTGTTCAGAATTAACATTCCCTTTGAGGAGCTGAAGAGACACCTGGCCGAGGCCACCATCGGCCTGCACACCATGTGGAATGAGCACTTTGGAATAG GAGTAGTTGAATGTATGGCAGCTGGTACAGTTATCCTGGCTCACAATTCTGGTGGCCCCAAATTGGACATCGTGGTACGCCATGAAGGACGTGTTACAGGCTTCCTGGCAGAAGATGAGGAGAGTTATGCTGAGACAATGGCTTACATCTTTTCTTTGTCTCCTGAGAAAAGGCTGGAGATCAGAGAAAGCGCTCGTCGCTCTGTGCACAGGTTTTCTGACCAGCATTTTGAAGACACATTCCTGTTATCTGTGGAGCCGTTATTTAAATAA